Proteins encoded in a region of the Pelobates fuscus isolate aPelFus1 chromosome 11, aPelFus1.pri, whole genome shotgun sequence genome:
- the SNRNP70 gene encoding U1 small nuclear ribonucleoprotein 70 kDa codes for MTQFLPPNLLALFAPRDPVPYLPPLEKLPHEKHHNQPYSGIAPYIREFEDPRDAPPPTRAETREERMERKRREKIERRQQDVENELKIWDPHNDPNAQGDAFKTLFVARVNYDTTESKLRREFEVYGPIKRIHMVYNKRSSKPRGYAFIEYEHERDMHSAYKHADGKKIDGRRVLVDVERGRTVKGWRPRRLGGGLGGTRRGGADVNIRHSGRDDTSRYDERDRDRERERGGDRRERSRERDKERVGERRRTRSRERRRRTRSREKDERKRSRERSRDKDKDKDKDKDKDKDKDKDKDKDKDKDKDKDKDKDRDRKRRSRSRDRKRDRDRDREKKEERVEGEVPETEAVGEELQVGELGVDGVEIKPEPEEKSRDRDRERDRDKDREKDKDRDRDRDRRRSHRERDRDKDRDRDRGDRRRDRDRDRDRDREHKRDRDRGERTEKREERAPDNGMIPEPVEETSQDMYLDQESMQSGDGYISTENGYLMEPPME; via the exons ATGACGCAATTCTTACCACCCAATTTGTTGGCGCTGTTTGCACCAAGAGACCCTGTTCCTTATCTGCCACCGTTGGAAAAACTACCCCATGAAAAGCATCACAACCAACCCTATAGTGGAATTGCTCCTTATATTAGGGAATTTGAG gaccCACGAGATGCCCCACCACCAACTAGAGCTGAGACCCGTGAGGAACGGATGGAAAGAAAG AGACGAGAAAAGATAGAAAGAAGACAGCAAGATGTGGAGAATGAATTGAAAATAT GGGATCCACATAATGATCCAAATGCTCAAGGAGATGCCTTCAAAACCCTGTTTGTTGCTAGAGTG AACTATGACACCACAGAATCCAAGCTGCGGCGAGAATTTGAAGTCTATGGTCCAATTAAACGG ATTCACATGGTGTATAACAAGCGATCTTCAAAACCACGTGGATATGCCTTCATTGAATACGAACACGAACGAGATATGCACT CGGCATACAAGCATGCAGATGGAAAGAAAATTGATGGAAGGCGTGTTTTGGTTGATGTTGAAAGAGGTCGTACAGTGAAAGGATGGCGCCCACGGAGACTTG GTGGTGGCCTAGGTGGTACACGAAGAGGAGGAGCCGATGTCAATATCAGACATTCTGGGAGAGATGACACATCGCGATATGATGAAAG GGATCGTGACAGAGAGCGCGAGAGGGGGGGAGATCGTCGGGAGCGAAGCCGTGAACGGGATAAGGAACGTGTTGGTGAGAGGCGCAGGACTCGTTCCAGGGAACGCAGAAGGAGAACTCGAAGTCGGGAAAAGGATGAAAGGAAGCGCAGCAGAGAGAGGAGTAGGGACAAAGATAAAGACAAGGACAAGGATAAAGACAAGGACAAAGATAAGGATAAGGACAAGGACAAAGATAAGGACAAAGATAAGGATAAGGACAAGGATAAAGATAGGGACCGCAAGCGCAGGAGTCGCAGTAGAGACCGCAAACGGGACAGAGATCGTgacagggaaaaaaaagaggaacggGTTGAGGGGGAAGTACCTGAGACTGAAGCAGTTGGTGAGGAATTGCAAGTGGGTGAGTTGGGTGTGGATGGAGTTGAAATTAAACCCGAGCCAGAAGAAAAGAGTAGAGATCGTGACAGAGAGAGGGACCGAGATAAAGACAGAGAGAAGGATAAAGATAGAGATCGTGATAGGGACAGAAGACGAAGTCACAGAGAGCGGGACAGAGACAAAGATCGTGATAGAGATAGGGGGGATAGGAGAAGAGACAGAGACCGTGATAGAGATAGGGATAGAGAACACAAACGAGACAGAGATAGAGGTGAGCGCACTGAAAAGAGAGAGGAGAGAGCTCCTGATAATGGTATGATTCCTGAGCCTGTTGAGGAGACCAGCCAAGATATGTACTTGGACCAAGAATCCATGCAGTCTGGAGATGGATATATTTCCACAGAGAATGGTTATCTTATGGAACCTCCTATGGAGTGA